GACGCCGAGCCGTTGGTAGGGGCGCAGCAGCGCGTCGAGTTCGCCGGGCACCGGCGCCGGCTCGAGGGCGGTGAGGTTGCGCAGCGCGGCGCTGCGTTCGCGCCAGGCGTCCGGCGGCTGGAAGTTGGGCGAGAGCTCCGCGAGGATCTCCTGCACTTCCGCGACGCGGGCGGGGGAGACAGTGACGGTGCGCTGCGGCGCGACGGGCGCGGCGGGATCGCCGGCGAGCGCGCGCTGCGCGATGGCGAGTCTCTCCAGCTTCCGGGTGTCGAGCAGGAAGACCTTGCCGCCGGTCTCGACGTAGCCGCGGTTGGAGGCGATGGCGCTGCGCAGTGTGGCGGGGTCGGTGTCGCCGGCGCGCACCCCGAGCCCGACCGAGAAGCCGCCGCCGGTGCTGCCGACGTCGGCCGTGATCTCCGCCGGGCGCACGCGCGCCGTGTTCTTCTCGAAGTTCGGCGTCAGCTCCGCGCCGAAGCGCTCCCGGAGTTCGCCCAAGTGCGAGGCGAGAAAGTTGAGCGTCTTGTGGCGGTCGCGGAGCCACCACTTGCGGTTGGAGGGTTCGAGCGCGAAACCGTTCTCCTTCAGCAGGGCGAGCATGTCCTCGTACTGCGGGTGCTCGCGCGACGGGAGTGAGATCGCGAGGAAGTGCTCGGAGCCGTCGACGACAACCGGCGTGAAGCCGCGCCCGCGCGGCGCCTCGGGGCGGCGGGAGGCTGGGCCGGCGGCTTGGGACGTCGCGGTTGACGCGGGCGGTGGCTCGACGGGTCGCAGCAGGTCCTCGTGCTTCCACCAGGTGAGCTGGCCATTCTCGACAAAGATGGCCTGCGTGCCGGCGGCCGTGGCCAGCTCGCGCAACTGGGCGCGATTGAGCTGGATGAACGTCGGTGGCGTGGGTGTGCCGCACCAACGCTGCAGCAAAGCCAGCACCGGCAGGAGCACCGGGGCGGGTGGGACGCTGAGGTCCAATTCGACGCGCAGCGGCACCGCGTTGCGGACGACAGCGGCGGCGAAATTGGGCGGGAGATGCAGGCGAAGCATACGGGCGGCGGGCCAGGGAGTGGCGACGGCCGCCCCGCATCCAATGCCCAATTGCGGAAACGCCAAGCCCAAGTCCGCCGCTCCCGCGCCGAGCGTCCGCTCAGGCGGGTTGGCGCACGGCGTCGTGACACGCGGCCAGCAGGCCCGTGGCGGTGTTATCCCAGGAGAATCGCGCGGCCCAGCGCGGACCGTCCTGCTCGCAACGCGCGCGCAGGGCGGCGTCCTGCGTCACCCGGCGCAGCGCCTGCGCGATGGCGTCCTCCCGATGCGGCGAGCATTGGACGCCGAGCGGGCCGACGACCTCGGGCAGGGCGCCGGTGTTGGCGACGCAGACCGGGCGGCCGGCGCAGAGTCCCTCGAGCGCGGGCAGGCCGAAGCCCTCGTGCAGCCCGAGCATCAGCACGGCATCGGCGCCGGCGATGAGCGCGGGCAGGCGGTCGGCCGGCTGATACCCCAGAAACGTCACGGCGGCCTCGAGGTGCCGTTCGCGCACGAGGGCGCGCAGGAGTTCGCCCGCGCCCCAGTCCGCACCGGAGAGTGCGAGGCGGTGGGTGGCGGCGAGGCCGGAGGCGGCAAAGGCGCGCAGGAGCCGGACGTGGTTCTTGCCCGGATGTTCGAGGCGCGCCGGGTAGAGCAGGTAAGGACGATCGGCGAGGCCGGTCTCGCGGCGGGCGGTGGCGACACGCGGGCTGTCGTGGCTGAGCCCCTCGAAAGGCGCGGCGTTCACGCCGTTGTACACTACCTGCACACGTCGCGCGGGGATGCCGAGCCGCTCCACGAGGTCGCGGCGAGTTGTCTGGCTGACAGCCACGAGGCTCCGGGCGCGTTGAAAGCCGGGGACGAGAACCCGGTGGAAGTACGTCATGCGGAGCCGATCGTATTTCCGGCCGATCTGGAGCTGCGCGAGATCGTGCACGATTGCGACGGTGGGCAGCGCGGCGGAACGCGTGAGCCGGCGATTGGCGGCGGGCAGCAGCAGCGCGTCGGCCCCGAGGGAACGGGCAAAGGCGGCCGAGCGGGTGAGATGCCACAGCGCGTTCAGACCGGGTTGCAGCGGCACGACGCGCAGCGGGATCTGGTCGGCCCCGTGCAAGGCGAACGCATACGCGGCGAGCTCGGCGGGGTGGCCGAAGACGCTCAACCGGCCGCCGTCGGCGCGGAGCTGGCTGATCAGCCGCGGGAGCCACTCGCGCACGCAGGTGCCGATCCCGGAACGTCCGAGGTCCGTGCCCCCAAGCGTGCAGGCGACGTGCAAGCCCGGGTGGCGCGGCGCGGCGGACGCGCGGGAAATCAGTTCGGGGGCGGAAGGTCGTGGCGTGCGGGCCGCCACGGCAGCGCCGGCAGGGGCGGGAGGCATGGGCGCGGGGAAGTGGGTCAGCTTGCGAGCACGGTGGCGTGGCGGCCCGCGCAGTTGGCGGTATGGGCGGCCTCGGCCTCGTGGGTCATGAGCTTGTACATGTCGGGGATGGCCGTGATGCCGGCGGGCACGTGCGGCTGGTTGCTCATCAACGCGGCGAAGCTGTGGGGCTCGTCGGGGTGGTAGCCGTGCATGGCCCGGATGGGGCGGGCGCCCATGTGGCTCGGCACGATGAGCGTGCCTTCGCGCAGGAGGTAGATGAGCTCGCCGAAATACCGGTCCGGAAAATAGGTGCCCAGGTCCGTCAGTTCCGCATCGCTGAGAATCTCGCCCTGCGGGATGCGTTCGAGGCAGGTGGTGATCTTCTGGCGCGCGGCTTCGTGGTGGAACCAGAAGCGCGCCATCGTGGAGTCGTACACCACGGCGTAATCAACGTGCAGCCGCAGACCGAGCGCGTCGATCCGCGCGCGCAGGTCGATGTGCTCGTCGCAGTTCGCCATCCCGTGGTCGCTGAAGATGTAGAGGCGCACGTCCTCGTAGTGGGCCTGTGCGACCGCCATCAGCTGGTCGATGCGCCGCTCGTAATCGCGGAGCATGGCCGGGACCTCGGGCGCGTCGTTGCCGACCCGGTGCATGAGCCCGTCCAGCTGCGGCCAATACAGGAAGGCGAAGTCGAGGGTCTCGGTCTTGAGGTCGTCGATCAGGGCCGTGAGGTTGCCGGCCTCGCCGCGCGCGGGCTCGCTCACGTGGTAGGGAATGCGGCGCTCGGTGAGAAAATCGAAGATGTTGGTGCCGCGGTTCATCCCGCCCGGCCGCAGCGGACTCTTCTTCTCCGTGAAGTCGTAGTGCGCGATGTCGCGGAACGGCATGTTGTAAAGGTCGAAGTAGCCCTTGAATCCGAGGCGGCGCTTGGCCCAGGCCGAGAGCACGTTGCGGACCCGCCGGCGGGAGGTGAGGGCGGACGGCAGCCAGCGCATCCAGCGCAGCGACTGGAAGGGCGAGTGCGCGGGGTCGTACACGAAGTAGGACCAGTTGCGGTGCTCGCTCGGATAGCGGCCGGAGAGAATGGAGGGGATGCACGCCGAACTGTAGCCGAAGACCGAACGGAGCTGCCGCCGATGCGGTGCGACCCGGCGGACAAACGGGTCGTCTTTGATGATCTGCCAGCCACAGGCATCGATGAACACGAACAGCGATAGGACGGGTCTCATGGAAAGGAAGGAGTTGAAGACGCGGGAGAGAAGGTGAACGGCCTCCGGGCGGGCACTGGGCCCGCGGTGAAGTCGCCGGTCGTGCGCGTGGCCGCGGCGGGCGCCCCGGCCGGGACTTGTTCCAGCAGGCAGAGAAAGGCCTGGTCGTCGCGCAGCGGGCGGCCGCCGCCGAAACGCTTGAGCTCGGCGGTGAGCTCGTCGCGCAGCACGGAGGCGTCGGGCGCGCGGCGGAAGTGCTCCCGGCACCAGTCCACCAGCCGCTCCTGCCCGAAGAAGTCGTCCAGCGCGCCCTGGGCCTCGGTGACGCCGTCGGTGTAGAGCAGCAGCCCGGCCGGCGCGGCGAGCGGCACGGTCAGCTCGCGATAGCGGGCGTGCGGCAGGATGCCCAGCGGGGTGCCGGCGACGCGCAGCGGCTGCACGGCCTCGGGCGAGGCGACGATCACCGGGCAATGGCCGGCGCTCGCGGCAATGAGCAGCCGCTGCCGGAGGTCCACCACGACGAGTTGGACCGTGACGAACATGCCGACGGTGGACAGCTCCTCGTACAGGAGCTCGTTCAGGCGGCGGAGGAGCTGCGCCGGGCGGCGGCTGCGGCCGACGAGCGCGCGGAGCAGGCTGCGCATGATGGTCGCGAACATCGCGGCCGGGACGCCCTTGCCCATGACGTCCGCGACGACGAGCAGCGCGGTGTCCGCGTCAATCGGGATGACGTCGTAGAAATCGCCGCCCACCTGGCGGGCGCTCTCCCAGTTGGCCGCGAGCGTGCAGCCGGGAAGTCGCGGCAGCTGGCGGGGCAGGAGCGCGCGCTGCATGCCGTGCGCGATGCCAAGCTCGTGGGCGACGAGGCGCGCATTCACGGCCTCCTCAAGGTGACGGGCGTTGACAACCTGCACGCCCAAAAATTCGGCGAACGTGCGGACCAACTCGGCTTCGAGTGGCGAAAACGCGCCACCCTCGCGTCGCCCGATGGCCAGCGTGCCGACGAGCTTTTCGCCGGTGAGGACGGGTTGGATGATCCCGCTCGCCCGCGGACCGACCGCCCGCAGCGGTTCCGCGGAGGTGGGCTGGCCGGTGAGCTCGAATTCCACGGCGCGGCGGGTGAAAGCGGCGGTGAGCTCGAGGACGGGCGTGGTCTTGAGCGAGGGATCGAGCGCGAGGGGAGCGCTGCGCAGCGCCGGGTCGGATACCGCGAACACCGCGAGCTGGGCGTCGCCGGCGGGCACGAGCCGGAGGATAAACCAGTCGGCGGCGGTAAGGTGCAGCAGGTCGGTGGCGAGTCGTTGCGCGAAGCCCTCGAGGTCGTTGGTGCGGCCCAGTTCCGCGGAGCAGCGGAAGATGGCGGCGAGGGTCTCGGAGCGAACGCAAAGCTCGCGGGCCATGCCGCTGATGGTCTGCTGGCAGCTTTCGAGCTGGCGCCGGGCGTCCTCGAGCGACGTCACCGTCGTCTCGAGTGCGGAACGATGGTGTTGCAGCCGCCGGGACTTGCGCATCACGAGCGTGTTGCGTCCGACGGCACGGTAGTAGCGCACGTCGTCCATGTAGGACTGGATCAGGAAGAGTCCGCGCCCACTTTCCCGGGCGGGATCGACGGGGGCGCGGCGTTCATGCAGCTCGAAGCCGCCGGTGTGGTCGGTGACGCGCAGTTCAATGCCGGTGCCGTGGACGGTGGCCTCGGCGACGACCGGCTCGCTGGTGGCGGTGTCGGCGGCGTACTGGACGGCGTTGTTGCATGCCTCGGCGAGGCACAGCTCGCACTGGAAGAGCTCGTGTTCGTCGAGGCCCTGTTCGCCGAGGAAGGCGCGCAGCAGCCGGGTGGCGCTCCGGGCGGCGGGAAGGTCGCAGTGGAAGACAACGCGGTTGGAGACGCCGCGCTCGGCGGGCAGCGGGGCGTCGTTCATCGCAGGGAGACGGGGCGACGGCGGAGGCCGCGGGCGGGGTCGCGGCGAGGCCGGAATACGCGCGCCTGCCGCCGCAGGGGCGGCGGGAGATGACGGACGATGGCGACGGGAGGCATGGCGATCAGCGCCGGGCGATCTCGTAGAGCTGGTGCAGTTGGGTGAGCTCGAAGAGCTGCTGGATCGGAGGTCGCGGGTTCAGGAGCCGCAGGGTGACGCCGTCGCGGGAGTGATTCGCGGCCTTGTAGAGTGCGAACAGCGCCCCCAGCCCGGAGCTGTCCACGAACTTCGTGTCGGTGAGGTCGATCTCGATGGAGGTCGGCGTCCGGGGCATGGCGGCGCGCACCTCGTCGCGGAACTGGGACGCGTTTACCGCGTTGAGTTCGCCGATTTCGCTGACGCGCAGGTTGGTTCCGTCGTGCTCGATTTTCATGGTTTGCTTGGGTGGCTGGGAGGGCGGCGGCGTTGGGCGCGGGCCGCCGCGGACTAAAGTTCCTGGCGGGTGGCGAGATCCTGCAGGGCGACGGGCGCCTCCTTGCGGCGCTGGCCGCGGACCGGCCAGACCATGGCGGCGCGCAGGAGGGCGCGCGTCAGGATCG
This genomic window from Opitutus sp. ER46 contains:
- a CDS encoding alkaline phosphatase family protein, producing MRPVLSLFVFIDACGWQIIKDDPFVRRVAPHRRQLRSVFGYSSACIPSILSGRYPSEHRNWSYFVYDPAHSPFQSLRWMRWLPSALTSRRRVRNVLSAWAKRRLGFKGYFDLYNMPFRDIAHYDFTEKKSPLRPGGMNRGTNIFDFLTERRIPYHVSEPARGEAGNLTALIDDLKTETLDFAFLYWPQLDGLMHRVGNDAPEVPAMLRDYERRIDQLMAVAQAHYEDVRLYIFSDHGMANCDEHIDLRARIDALGLRLHVDYAVVYDSTMARFWFHHEAARQKITTCLERIPQGEILSDAELTDLGTYFPDRYFGELIYLLREGTLIVPSHMGARPIRAMHGYHPDEPHSFAALMSNQPHVPAGITAIPDMYKLMTHEAEAAHTANCAGRHATVLAS
- a CDS encoding glycosyltransferase family 1 protein, coding for MPPAPAGAAVAARTPRPSAPELISRASAAPRHPGLHVACTLGGTDLGRSGIGTCVREWLPRLISQLRADGGRLSVFGHPAELAAYAFALHGADQIPLRVVPLQPGLNALWHLTRSAAFARSLGADALLLPAANRRLTRSAALPTVAIVHDLAQLQIGRKYDRLRMTYFHRVLVPGFQRARSLVAVSQTTRRDLVERLGIPARRVQVVYNGVNAAPFEGLSHDSPRVATARRETGLADRPYLLYPARLEHPGKNHVRLLRAFAASGLAATHRLALSGADWGAGELLRALVRERHLEAAVTFLGYQPADRLPALIAGADAVLMLGLHEGFGLPALEGLCAGRPVCVANTGALPEVVGPLGVQCSPHREDAIAQALRRVTQDAALRARCEQDGPRWAARFSWDNTATGLLAACHDAVRQPA
- a CDS encoding SpoIIE family protein phosphatase, with protein sequence MNDAPLPAERGVSNRVVFHCDLPAARSATRLLRAFLGEQGLDEHELFQCELCLAEACNNAVQYAADTATSEPVVAEATVHGTGIELRVTDHTGGFELHERRAPVDPARESGRGLFLIQSYMDDVRYYRAVGRNTLVMRKSRRLQHHRSALETTVTSLEDARRQLESCQQTISGMARELCVRSETLAAIFRCSAELGRTNDLEGFAQRLATDLLHLTAADWFILRLVPAGDAQLAVFAVSDPALRSAPLALDPSLKTTPVLELTAAFTRRAVEFELTGQPTSAEPLRAVGPRASGIIQPVLTGEKLVGTLAIGRREGGAFSPLEAELVRTFAEFLGVQVVNARHLEEAVNARLVAHELGIAHGMQRALLPRQLPRLPGCTLAANWESARQVGGDFYDVIPIDADTALLVVADVMGKGVPAAMFATIMRSLLRALVGRSRRPAQLLRRLNELLYEELSTVGMFVTVQLVVVDLRQRLLIAASAGHCPVIVASPEAVQPLRVAGTPLGILPHARYRELTVPLAAPAGLLLYTDGVTEAQGALDDFFGQERLVDWCREHFRRAPDASVLRDELTAELKRFGGGRPLRDDQAFLCLLEQVPAGAPAAATRTTGDFTAGPVPARRPFTFSPASSTPSFP
- a CDS encoding STAS domain-containing protein; translation: MKIEHDGTNLRVSEIGELNAVNASQFRDEVRAAMPRTPTSIEIDLTDTKFVDSSGLGALFALYKAANHSRDGVTLRLLNPRPPIQQLFELTQLHQLYEIARR